A window from Alkalicoccobacillus plakortidis encodes these proteins:
- a CDS encoding PDZ domain-containing protein has protein sequence MEIFQTIMLALGSFFANPLLYVGLLAIYITASKRVRHERSFFHTRVYRRMADFFVPVWPAILIGLCVSLVFVLVGLVISLPVIIIMTAITIILALTLQLRWLTASYAIGLTIIALAFLPVVEDQPFILDYIGVINTELIVPTLALLLSLLVMAEAVLIFRNGSVYTSPRLVRASRGKWIGYHLSERLWIVPILLFIPEGIIPTFEFWPVIPFAGLDLQPLLLPFLIGFKQKVASTIPKASIQPVGKQVMYLGLILLLLSIGSLYVSWLAFVVAGFAIVGREFLWLQANNRDKKATRFFAERADGCTVLGVLPGSLAEKMNIKIGETIVKVNGQKVQDETSFYEALQSNSAFCKLDVLDYDQEVRFEQGALYDSEHHQARCITSKKRCFPI, from the coding sequence ATGGAGATTTTTCAAACAATAATGCTTGCACTTGGCAGTTTTTTTGCCAATCCACTTCTATATGTTGGATTGCTTGCTATCTACATAACAGCTTCAAAACGTGTTCGTCATGAGCGATCTTTTTTTCATACAAGAGTCTATCGTAGAATGGCCGACTTTTTTGTGCCTGTTTGGCCAGCTATTCTAATCGGTTTGTGTGTGTCCCTAGTATTTGTGTTAGTAGGTCTGGTGATTAGCTTGCCTGTTATCATCATAATGACGGCTATTACAATCATACTTGCCCTTACCTTACAGCTAAGGTGGCTTACAGCTTCATATGCTATAGGTTTAACCATTATTGCATTAGCATTTTTACCAGTAGTAGAAGACCAACCGTTTATATTAGATTATATTGGCGTCATAAATACAGAGCTAATTGTACCCACTCTTGCATTATTATTGAGTTTGCTCGTAATGGCTGAAGCCGTCCTTATTTTTCGTAATGGTTCGGTGTATACATCTCCTAGACTTGTTCGAGCCTCAAGAGGAAAATGGATTGGCTATCATCTTTCAGAGCGATTATGGATTGTCCCTATTCTTTTGTTTATCCCTGAGGGCATCATTCCAACGTTTGAATTCTGGCCCGTCATCCCATTTGCTGGACTAGATCTGCAACCATTGCTACTTCCATTTCTAATAGGCTTTAAGCAAAAAGTTGCTTCCACTATTCCAAAAGCTTCAATTCAACCAGTAGGCAAACAAGTGATGTATCTTGGGTTGATATTACTTCTGTTATCTATCGGAAGTTTATATGTATCTTGGCTTGCTTTTGTTGTTGCTGGTTTTGCGATTGTAGGTCGAGAGTTTTTATGGCTTCAAGCGAATAATCGTGATAAAAAAGCGACGCGATTTTTTGCGGAACGAGCAGATGGTTGCACCGTTTTGGGCGTTTTGCCTGGTAGTCTTGCAGAAAAAATGAACATAAAAATTGGCGAAACCATTGTGAAAGTGAATGGGCAGAAGGTACAGGATGAAACAAGTTTTTATGAAGCATTACAATCAAATTCGGCTTTTTGTAAGCTGGATGTACTTGATTATGATCAAGAAGTTCGCTTTGAACAAGGTGCACTATACGATAGCGAACACCACCAAGCTAGGTGTATTACTAGTAAAAAAAGATGTTTCCCTATCTGA
- a CDS encoding S41 family peptidase: protein MILQAEQAGLQANDRIIEIDGENIEGLSVNEAVLKIRGEKGTTVRLTIERDGSSELLDVPVERDTIPIETVRTETFEQDGQTIGMLEITSFSEDTAINFKDQLNQLEQDGIDALIIDVRGNPGGYLNAVEHIGDELIPDEKAIVQTEDREGTRSGYTSKLKEAKDYPIIGLIDERSASASEILAAALKESGGYDLVGNTTFGKGTVQQTVDLGDGSDLKLTMMRWLTPDGNSINQEGVTPTVEENQPDYFFSTAVSVEDDPITFDSLGEQVKNAQLILKGLEYDPGREDGYFDQQTVEAVKSFQEDAGLDATGDIDQETATALQERIVEEIRNSDNDVQLQKAIELAIEQSK, encoded by the coding sequence GTGATTCTCCAAGCTGAACAAGCTGGATTACAAGCGAATGACCGAATCATTGAAATTGATGGTGAAAACATTGAAGGATTATCGGTTAATGAAGCAGTCCTTAAAATTCGTGGTGAAAAAGGGACGACCGTACGCCTGACCATTGAACGTGATGGATCATCGGAGTTATTAGACGTTCCAGTTGAACGTGACACAATTCCAATTGAAACCGTTCGAACCGAAACATTTGAGCAAGATGGTCAAACGATTGGAATGCTAGAGATTACATCGTTCTCTGAAGACACAGCGATTAATTTTAAAGATCAATTAAATCAACTTGAACAAGATGGAATAGATGCCTTAATTATTGATGTTCGTGGGAACCCTGGCGGCTACTTAAATGCAGTAGAACACATTGGTGATGAGTTAATCCCTGATGAAAAAGCTATTGTACAAACGGAAGATCGTGAAGGAACCCGTAGTGGATATACTTCAAAATTAAAAGAAGCCAAAGACTATCCAATCATTGGTCTGATTGATGAACGCAGTGCATCTGCGTCTGAGATCCTTGCAGCTGCTCTTAAGGAGTCAGGTGGTTATGACCTTGTTGGTAATACAACGTTTGGTAAAGGTACCGTACAACAGACTGTAGACCTAGGTGATGGAAGTGACCTGAAACTTACGATGATGAGATGGTTAACACCAGATGGTAACAGTATAAACCAAGAAGGTGTCACACCAACTGTTGAAGAAAATCAGCCTGACTACTTCTTCTCCACAGCCGTTTCAGTAGAAGATGATCCAATTACATTTGATTCTCTTGGAGAACAGGTAAAAAATGCTCAGCTAATATTAAAAGGCTTAGAGTATGATCCTGGTCGAGAGGATGGTTACTTTGATCAACAGACGGTCGAAGCAGTTAAATCGTTCCAAGAAGATGCAGGATTAGATGCAACTGGAGACATTGATCAAGAAACAGCTACGGCTCTTCAAGAACGTATCGTTGAAGAAATCCGTAACTCTGATAATGATGTGCAGCTACAAAAAGCGATTGAACTTGCGATCGAGCAAAGTAAGTAA
- a CDS encoding S41 family peptidase: MHMMMAGLLMFEYMGVVKVNSKRLFIVVVLVAILGAGSYYLTGKFASNASPINAGDNGAEESEVVELSDDELMKKFEKALSTIEDQYVEEVDRQQLIEGAISGMINELGDPFSDYMDQETANEFVESLGSEFQGIGAEVSMINGKVTIVSPFRDSPS, from the coding sequence ATGCATATGATGATGGCAGGCTTGTTGATGTTTGAATATATGGGAGTGGTGAAGGTGAACAGTAAACGATTGTTTATTGTTGTAGTACTTGTTGCAATTCTAGGGGCGGGAAGTTATTATCTGACTGGGAAGTTTGCTTCTAACGCATCTCCAATAAACGCGGGAGACAATGGCGCCGAAGAGAGCGAAGTAGTTGAACTAAGCGACGATGAGTTAATGAAAAAGTTCGAGAAAGCACTTAGTACAATTGAGGATCAATATGTGGAAGAGGTTGATCGTCAACAGTTAATAGAAGGTGCCATTTCTGGAATGATTAATGAGCTTGGTGATCCTTTCTCTGACTATATGGATCAGGAAACAGCAAATGAATTTGTTGAATCACTAGGTTCTGAATTTCAAGGAATTGGTGCGGAAGTTAGTATGATTAATGGTAAAGTAACCATCGTTTCTCCGTTCCGTGATTCTCCAAGCTGA